The window ATCATTAACTTGGAATCTTTATTCTTGATGATTCTCTAATAAGCTTATCCTTAGTCTGGTTAAGCAAACTCTTATTTGGCTATGAAACTCATTGAAATTTGCTAAAGGCACTAAGATGGTAAAATTATACAGCCAGCTGGGAAACCCATGAAATAACACAACTTTTAATAAAAGTGTCAGGTTTCAGTTCCAGTAAACCAAAAGACAGGGCCTCAAGCCTATTCATAGTCACATCATTCCAGAATGAGGAGCTATGGCCAGAAACTTTTTATGGGGcaggaaaaagaatcaaaagttGGTCAGTGCTGATAAATACAGGTTATTAAATAATACACTGCTCTTCACAGATGGCTACAGAGTCTGTAAACTATTATCCAGGAATATACAACTGTCCAACACAAACCACTTAGCCAGATCTAAGATAAACTGGCTTCTTGTAACTACCCTGTAAACACTGCAGCCCTTCTTCCATCCAAAAATGACCTTAATCTCACATGAAAACAGTCATTATAAGGGAGTCAGAAACTCAGctttgtagccaaaaataaaaaccaaaggaaaaacagCAATTCAGTGGTTAGTTGGTGAAAGCGGGAAAGCTGGTGCCCTTCACTGTGCTGCTTTGCTCTTCTTACTCTTGCTCTTTTTGTCCCTCTTCTTCAGCCCATCCATGTTAGCTCGCAATAGGTTTGAATAAGCCTAAAAGACACAGAGCGTGACCTTAGTGGGAAGAGTTGCAAATTGGTGCAGCATCTGCCCTACTTCCGTAATGGATTTAGGGTTGCCAAAATCAGAAAGCCTAACTGATAAAGTATAGAATACTATGGGACACTTGTAGCCTACGCAACATGGTGTAAGGGAAACACCCTCACATTATAGCAGCTTCTGCAACACCCACTAGTGAGTTgcacattttttacttttaagcaaAAATGGAAGACTGCAGGCAACTTACATAACTGTACTGTAAGTATGGCATATATGAAGCCTAAGACAACAAAATTTAGCTAAAAAGACAATGTCAGTGTTGAAGTAAAATTTGTAGCTTGGCAGCTTTTACTTGTAAACTATTGGTAAAATACAGTTATCACAGGAGAGCAGTGAACTGAAATCACAGTCTTAACCCAACCCAGTGTTAAACATTAGGCTGACTCTTGGCTCAAGAAATGGGACACAGAGAACACCAGAAACTCACCATCTGAAACTTATTCACTTCTTTGGAGCTCACCTGGAAAATAAGGGGGAAAAGATCACCCCTGGTACCACAAAAAAATCATCTGCCTCACCCAGTAAAACTCAAAAGCCTCACAAAGACAtcctaatctttaaaaatatttttttcccactgcAGGAATGGGAAAGCTATTTTTCTACTAAAAGCTATTTTTCTACTCCACTTTCCTCTGCCTGAGGAACAAGTAAAGTAGCTCTGCACTTTTAGAATTGTACCAAGATGGGAAAGATGGGCTGCTTAAGAAGCTATGCTTCTCGCCTCTGTTGAAATCTCTTAAACACATTGCACTGACTTTTTCTAAGGAGTCTAAGAGATGTCAAAGAACTTAACCTTTTGTGCAAGATACATTTAAATTACACCCTCCCCATCTTATTTTAAACCTACCTTCCATTAATTCAGGCCCATTTAAGCAAACTGCAAGCTACCACAAGAGAAATTTTTTGTCTGAAGATTCCTTAGTTTTTTGTATTTCATGACacccaactttattttttttaagccacataAATGCTTGCTTTATTGTAAAAATCTTCTCAAGATACCTAGTAATGAAacattaattaactaattatggCCCACATTTTTGTGACTATCCTATACTGATTAGAGGGCAGTCTGGTTCTGCCCCAATAGAATAAGTATTCATTTGATCCAAGGAGTCTCTTGCTTTGCCATATTCAACTTCCACTTTGAAAGGGAACTCTTATTCAATGTGCCatatgctcagtagtgtctgactgtttgcaaccctatggactgtagcatgccaggctacaTACTCAAATTCAAAACCTGATATAATACATGTTTGGTACCTGAACCACAACCATAAAGGAATAATCAGCTTAAAAGTAAAAAGCATCTGGTACCAAGAAACTGTTCATTGAAGCCCCAGCACAGTAAGAGAATAAGGAATCAACTGCCAGCTGCTCCTTACAGTGCTATTCTGAGTAAGGACCGATatgctaatatttttttctaacaagTGTTTGACTGCTACCTTCATTTTACTTTTGCTCTTGGCCTTTCTATTACAAGGTAATAAAAGAAGACCTTGATTTCAAAACAGCTGGGGAACTACACACTAGGCTTTATTTAGTAacttaccacaaaaaaaaaaaaaacccacaaaaccggGTACAAATATAACCCATCCTCAGTTAAGTTCAAGTCTTTAAACTCCACAACAGGAGTATTAGGAATCCAACTTACCACAGTGCTGATCTTCTTTTTCCCATCAGTAGCTCTTAACAGACATTTGTTGTCTGAGGGCTCAAAGCCCTCCACAGAACCCTTCCTTGGAATGGGTTTAGTTCGGCCATCATCTGCATGAAAAATACATCCTGATGAACACAGCCACAGACTTAACGGGTAAACAAAAAGTTAATAAGTCGGGAAGGCATACAAAGAGGATACCTAATCCACCTCCCCTGATCTAGTTCTGTTAACCACATTATCTGCTATCATAGATGGCTTAGTCACACCTTGGGAACCTACCTGCTACTCCCACGATGGGCACACTGTAATATCAAAGCACATTAAATCTCACTAATCATGGCGCGGCTTGGAATCCTGACAAGGACAGCCCTGACATGACCGGGGCCCACTGGAACCGGAACTGACTTAGGTGGCTAAGTGCTGGGGGCCGCACCAGCCCCAATCCCTAATACTCTCTGGCCCCTCAGCTCTGAATGGGCCCAGTACAAGGTGGAGGAAGGTAGGGGAAGCAGAGGATGGGCAGCAGAAAGATTCTGCCTGAGGCTCCCAGTCACTGGGCACCCGGGCCGGGGTTTCGCTCGGCCTCCCAGCCCCCTTCCGGCCTTGCCGCGTCCACAGCTGCTTACACTTCTTCAGGGTGATGAACACGCTGCCCGACAACCGGCACTTCTGGAAGAGCCTAGTCAGCTCCGTCAGGAACTGGAACACAATAAGCCCGGCCCCGTTAGGCAACCACAAACCCCCTTCCCGCCTCGTCAAAGTCCCTGTCCCTCCCGAAGAACGAGACAGAGGTCCCGAGCTAAGCCCCAAACAGCATCGGCCCCTCAGCCGGCCAGCTCTGGCTATACCTGTTCACTCTCCAGCAGCACCATCCTGGCGCTGCTGGCTCCGCTCGGTCAGCACAAGCCCCAAGCCGTTGGAGCCGGAAGTTTCACCCGGCCTGGGCGGGACTTCCGCCACTaggtttcttatctctttcacCCAATCCCTGCTTCCACCGTTTCCCCGCCCCACCCACCTCGCGCCCGCGCTCAGGGACGCCCCCTTCTGTTCCGGGAGAGCAACGACCCC of the Muntiacus reevesi chromosome 7, mMunRee1.1, whole genome shotgun sequence genome contains:
- the SRP14 gene encoding signal recognition particle 14 kDa protein, which gives rise to MVLLESEQFLTELTRLFQKCRLSGSVFITLKKYDGRTKPIPRKGSVEGFEPSDNKCLLRATDGKKKISTVVSSKEVNKFQMAYSNLLRANMDGLKKRDKKSKSKKSKAAQ